The sequence below is a genomic window from Nitrospiria bacterium.
GGATGACTCACCATTGAAAGAATTTCCCCATTTCTTGGGTCCATCGCCACAATCGCACCAGATCTTCCCCCAAGAATTTTCTCCGCTTTTTGCTGCAATTCTAAATCCACCGTAAGGTATATATCTTGCCCGGAATGAGGAGCACTCACACGAACCACTTGTTGCTCGTGTCCAAGGGCATTAACTTCGATCACCTTTTTCCCTCTTTTTCCCCGAATGAGGGAATCAAAGGTTTTCTCAACACCGTATTGTCCAACCACCGTACCTGGCAATAAACCTTTAAAGGTTTCCTCTCCCAACTGGTTACTGGAAACCTCACTAACATAACCCAGCAGATGGGCCGCCAGGGTTCCATAAAGGTAATGGCGCCTGGGCTCAACATGGATCTCCACTCCGGGAAGACCCAACTGATGCCCTTCAATAATGGACACTTCTCTTAAACTAAGTCCTTTCCTCAGGGTCACTGGCATATAGGGTAAATGCCCGGAAGGTTCTAAAGCTTTTTCATTGAATTCCTCTATACTAAGCCCAATGAGTTGATTTAACCGTTTTCCAATGGCATGGGTGTCTTCTACGTCCTCCAAAACTAAATTCAAATTAAAGCTAGCCACATTGTTCGCCAGGAGGTTTCCATTGCGGTCAAAAATAAGGCCACGAGGAGGTTTCAGAACCACCACACGCATACGATTGTTTTCTGATAATTCAGAAAAATGTTCTCCTTGAATAACCTGCAGGTACCAACTCCGCAACAGCAAGGCTAATAAAAGAATCGTGATGAGAAAAAGGTAGGGAGGCCCTTTTCGCTGAAATTCTCGTACCTCATCTTGAACAGACTGAGGGCCTTTCATATTCCTTTTTCCCGCAGAGAATAGGCTTGAATTTGAGGGATGGCAAAAATTAAATTGATCATCAATCCACCTAAAACACAGTCATAAAGAGCCTGTGGAAGAATAATCTGAAAAAAAACTTCACGAAAGATCACAGATTCTCCACCTATAAGGAGAAACCAGTATATCAAAATCCCCTGGATTATGGAAAAAAAGAACAACATCCCAAAATGAAACAAGGCTTTCGTTTCTAAAAGCGCACGGCCTAAAAAACCTGCGGTAAATCCTAATAAACCTTTAATAAAAATATTCATTCCAAATTTCCCTGGAGAAAACGAATCAAAAATGATCCCACATAAAACCCCCATCAAACCGCCTTTCCATTCACCATGTAAAAAACCAATCAAATAAACGAACCAAAGGGAAAGATCGGGTTTAATGCCATAGATGGAAACCCATTCCAGAAGGATCGACTGGACAGGAATCAACAATAATAAAACCCCACCATAAAAAACAAATCTCAAAAGAGTTTATCCTTAATGAGTTCTTTTGGATCAGGGGAGGGAAGAGAGGTAATGATTAAAACCTCTTCTAGCTTGGAAAAATCCACAGCGGGTCTGATTTGAAGTTTCTTAAAAAGGTCTGTTTCCTCTTTCACAACATTCACTACGGTTCCAATCAAAAGACCTTTTGGGAAAAAACCCGCCAACCCAGATGTCATAATTCGGGCTCCAACCCCCACCTCTGCGGTCAACGGTAAATATTTCATGAAAATTTTGTCCCGATCATTTCCTTGGACCATTCCTTCATCGCGGGTCCGTTCCACAAGGGCAGCAATGGCACTGTTTCGGTCCACCATTAATAAAACCTGGGCCATTTTGGGTTTTACCTTGATCACTCTTCCCACTACACCCAGGGGGGTCATCACCCCCATATCCTCATGAACCCCATCCGCCGAACCTTTGTTAATGATCAGGGTTTGATACCAATTGCCTGGATCCCTTCCAATCACACGCGCTGCGGACAAGCCCAAGGGACTTTCCTGGATAAAACCCAGGAGTTCGTTTACTCGCTGGTTAGTGAATTGAATATCTTGGAGTCGTCCCGTCTCTGCTTTTAAGCGCTCAATTTCCATTCGAAGACGTTGGTTTTCCTCTTTAACCCCAGTTAAATCAACATAGCCTTCCCAAAACGATCCCACCCCATGGATCAAGGATGAAAACACAATTTCAATTCCAGATATGACCGCCACCAAAGGTTTTTCCACAAAAGATAAAGAAACATCTCGCAGCTTGGTGGAAAGTAATAATATAGATAGGAGAAAAAACAGAAAAAGAAGAAGGAAACGCCTATTCCCTAAAAGGAAACGAAACATCCGGAAATTATCTCATTGAACCCCAGACTCAAAAGAACGGGGTCTAAAAAGGTTGTCCCATGGAAAAATTTTCAAAACCGGTTTCAAAGAAAGCAAGCTGAGGGAAAATTTGGAAAACCTGAAGGAAAAGGTCTTAGACCCATCTCTCTCTGCCTAGAAGTTGAATTATTGAGCCATAATGGAAACTTTTCGGAGCAATTCTAATTCGTCTAAGGCTTTACCTGTTCCCATCACAACCGTGGTCAGTGGATCATCTACCGTAATAATCGGAAGGTTGGTTTCTTCACGAATCCGAATATCCATTCCCCGAAGCAGGGACCCTCCCCCTGTCAATACGATTCCTCGATCAATGATATCTCCGGCCAGTTCAGGAGGGGTATTTTCAAGGGCCACTTTAATTGCATTCACAATGGAACTAATAGGTTCAGCCAAGGCCTCACGGATCTCTGCATCATCAATTACCAGGGTCTTTGGAATACCGGAAATTAGATCCCTTCCCTTAATCATAAAGGTTTTCTTTTCCTCCATGGGATAAGCAGATCCAATTTCAAGCTTAATTTGTTCCGCCATATGATCTCCAATCAACAAATTATACTTTCTCTTAATGTAGTTCATAATGGCGTCATCCATTTTATCCCCAGCCAGTTTAACCGATTCACTATAAACAATTCCAGCAAGAGAGATCACGGCCACATCGGTGGTTCCTCCCCCAATATCCACCACCATATTCCCCGAGGGTTCCTCAATTGGCAACCCAGCCCCGATCGCGGCCGCCACGGGTTCTTCAATCAGATATACCTCCCTTGCTCCTGCTAACTCAGCGGAATCTCGAACCGCCCGTTGTTCCACCTGAGTAATTCGGGATGGAACACAAATAATAATCCGTGGACGAACAAAGGTACTCCTGTTGTGCGTTTTTTTAATAAAATGGCTCAACATCTTCTCAGCTATTTCAAAATCCGCAATTACCCCATCTTTCATCGGACGAATCGCCACGATATTTCCCGGGGTACGCCCCAACATTTTTTTGGCCTCTGCCCCTACGGAAAGAACCTTTCCTGATTTTTTCTCAATGGCAACCACAGAGGGCTCATTAATGACAATTCCTCTTCCCTTCACATAGACCAGGGTATTGGCAGTTCCCAAATCAATAGCAAGGTCCTTGGAAAAGAACCCCAAGCAATCATCTACTATTCCCACCGTTTTTCCCCCTTTAGCGGGTCACCCCATCTCGAGCAGTTTGGTCCACGACCTGGGTTTTTGCCAATTCATCCCCCACTCGCCAACCTTTTTCGTTACCCAAAACCAGGAAACCCTCCACCCCTAAAATTAGGCAAAAAAAAACCATCCCACATAAGGAACACAAAAAAGAACAAATCCAAACACAATGGGAAGGTTCCTTAAAATAGACAAACGAAAAGGATTGATTTCCGATAATTCACGGGAAAGAACGGTTATCCCCAATAGATATTTCCCCAAACTTTGTCCCCCCGCAAATCCATCGGCAATCAATAAGTACAACACCCCGGCATAAAAACCCACCGGCTGTAAAATTTGAGACAGAGCCATAGCAATTAATAAATCAATGGATTTTGCAATGGCCCGATTCAGGTTATTTGCTTTTGGAAAGGCGTTATCTACTTCTTCATCTGCTTCCATGACTCCCAGCTTTCATCCCTTCATAAAAAATGCTAATATTCTCAATTAGTTTAATTATAGCAGATCCCTTCCCCTTTTCAAGATTTAATGTTGCCTTTTTATTTGTTCTCGGCTATATTTCAAAGTTACTATTGGGTATGAAGAGAGAATCCTTCCAAAGAAGGATTTTTAAGATGAATAAAAGAAAAAGGTTTTTGGTCACCAATAGAGGAAATTCCCCCAGAATGGAATGAACCCAGAAATGGTGAAGGGGTTCTCTCCAATACATTTAAAGGTTTAAACCGTGTTAAAAATATTAAGAAAAGGAGCAATCGAAAACCCTTGGTTATTTAGGATCATTATGCTGGTGATTGCAATAACCTTTATCGGAACCATGGGATGGATGGGACTCACTGCTCCTACCTCAAATGTGATTGCTGAGGTCAATGGGGATAAAATATCCATGGATGAATTCCGACTAAGTGAGAAAAATGCCCGGGATTATTACCGTAATTTGTTTCAAGATAACTATTCCGAAGATTTGATGAGGCAATTCAACCTGAAAAAAAGAGTATTGGATGAACTCATTGAAAAACGCCTCTGGTTAGATTTTGCCCGTCAAATGGATCTGGATGTTAGTAATGAAGAAGTCCGGGAGAACATTGTACACCTACCTGCTTTTCAAAAAAAGGGGCGTTTTGACAGGGACACGTATAACCGTTATCTCGCCTTTATCCGTGCTAAACCCGAGACCTTTGAAAAAGAACAAAGGGAACTCCTTTTGATCCAAAAAGCCAAGGAATTGGTCAGGGAGTCTGTTATGGTGACTGGTCAAGAAATCCAACCAGAATTAGAGGAAACCGGAACCCAACCGGATGCCCTGGAGCAAAAGAGAAAGGAACTCATCCAGAGGAAACAGGACCGGGCTGTGTTCGCTTTTACTGAATCCCTTAAAGCAAAAGCCAATATTTTTAAATCGGACTTTATTCAAGAACAAATTGCTCCCGTTCCCGTCTCCCTTCCCCCACCTGCCACGCCCCAAATCAAAACAGATAATCCAAGCCCTGCCATAGAAACCCAAGAGGAACAGGCAACCGAAACAGGACAAGAACAATAGTTAAAAGGTAGATTTTTAAATTTCACATATTTTTACCCAAAAACCTTTCAATTTCTTCCCGATCTCGGGTAAAGGGTGCTTCCGGAAGGCTCTTTAAAAATTTGGCGCCATAAGGTTGTTCCAGGATTCGCTTGTCCAACATCGCAATAATTCCCCTGTCCGTTTTAGTTCGAATCAGCCGTCCAATTCCCTGTTTGAGCTGAACAATTGCTTTAGGAAGCTGATACCCGTAAAAAGGATCCTTTCCCTGCTTTCTGAAATATTCTATTTTTCCTGCAGTCAAAGGGTCTTCAGGAGAGGCAAAAGGAAGCTTGACAATAATCACACAGGAAAGAGACTTCCCTTGCACATCCACCCCTTGCCAAAAACTGGTCGTCGCAAAAATAACAGAAGGAACCTCATCCTGAAACTCCTGAAGCAATTGGTGTTTTGGTTTATCTCCCTGTTTCAGCAAGGGAAGATCGGTCTGCATGCGACAGGTCCTAAAAATTTCATTCAAGTGGCGGTAACTGGTTACCAGCACAAAAGCCCTTCCCTGGGATCGCTTTAAAATGCTCAAAATTTCCCCGGAAGCCCAATCCAAAAAGCCTTCATTTTGAGGATGAATCATTTGGGGAGGGAAATAATAAAGCAACTGGTTTTTAAATTGAAAGGGAGAATCTAAAAAAACTTCATCCGGATGTTTTAAACCCAATCCTTTTTTTAGATATTCAAAAGAATTTTCAATGGAAAGCGTGGCGGAAGTTAAAACCATAGGCATTTCCTGCTCAAAAAGGTTCTTCTGGAGTGTTTTTGAAATATCCACTGGGGTGGTTTGAAGAAATACCCCCCGTCCCTTGACTTCTACCCAGGTGACACAATCAGACGTATTTCCATGAAAAAAAGAGTTCAGATTGCTTTGAAACGCCCGTGTCCTCTCTATCAGACACCAAACCCCCTCCGATCGCTCCCCTAAGGAGGTTAAATCTTCCTGCACCTGTCCCAAAATGTCATGTAAGCCATTACCCCCCTCCTGAAAAACATCAGAATATGTTTCCGGGTTTAACCGCCACCGCCCATCTTCATGGAAATCATTCCCGTCCTTTTTTCCCTCCCAAGTTTTGAGGGGCGTTCTAAATAATCCAAAAAAAGACTCCCGCCTTTCTCCAAGGTGTTTGAGGCCATGCCCTATTTGATGTGGGTCAACCCTAATCAC
It includes:
- the mreD gene encoding rod shape-determining protein MreD, with the translated sequence MRFVFYGGVLLLLIPVQSILLEWVSIYGIKPDLSLWFVYLIGFLHGEWKGGLMGVLCGIIFDSFSPGKFGMNIFIKGLLGFTAGFLGRALLETKALFHFGMLFFFSIIQGILIYWFLLIGGESVIFREVFFQIILPQALYDCVLGGLMINLIFAIPQIQAYSLREKGI
- the mreC gene encoding rod shape-determining protein MreC; the encoded protein is MFRFLLGNRRFLLLFLFFLLSILLLSTKLRDVSLSFVEKPLVAVISGIEIVFSSLIHGVGSFWEGYVDLTGVKEENQRLRMEIERLKAETGRLQDIQFTNQRVNELLGFIQESPLGLSAARVIGRDPGNWYQTLIINKGSADGVHEDMGVMTPLGVVGRVIKVKPKMAQVLLMVDRNSAIAALVERTRDEGMVQGNDRDKIFMKYLPLTAEVGVGARIMTSGLAGFFPKGLLIGTVVNVVKEETDLFKKLQIRPAVDFSKLEEVLIITSLPSPDPKELIKDKLF
- a CDS encoding rod shape-determining protein; translated protein: MGIVDDCLGFFSKDLAIDLGTANTLVYVKGRGIVINEPSVVAIEKKSGKVLSVGAEAKKMLGRTPGNIVAIRPMKDGVIADFEIAEKMLSHFIKKTHNRSTFVRPRIIICVPSRITQVEQRAVRDSAELAGAREVYLIEEPVAAAIGAGLPIEEPSGNMVVDIGGGTTDVAVISLAGIVYSESVKLAGDKMDDAIMNYIKRKYNLLIGDHMAEQIKLEIGSAYPMEEKKTFMIKGRDLISGIPKTLVIDDAEIREALAEPISSIVNAIKVALENTPPELAGDIIDRGIVLTGGGSLLRGMDIRIREETNLPIITVDDPLTTVVMGTGKALDELELLRKVSIMAQ
- a CDS encoding SurA N-terminal domain-containing protein encodes the protein MLKILRKGAIENPWLFRIIMLVIAITFIGTMGWMGLTAPTSNVIAEVNGDKISMDEFRLSEKNARDYYRNLFQDNYSEDLMRQFNLKKRVLDELIEKRLWLDFARQMDLDVSNEEVRENIVHLPAFQKKGRFDRDTYNRYLAFIRAKPETFEKEQRELLLIQKAKELVRESVMVTGQEIQPELEETGTQPDALEQKRKELIQRKQDRAVFAFTESLKAKANIFKSDFIQEQIAPVPVSLPPPATPQIKTDNPSPAIETQEEQATETGQEQ
- a CDS encoding ATP-dependent DNA helicase, translating into MVPPQLDVEQVIGKKGLLSRSLPSFEFRPQQLSMARKVERALQQKGVLLVEAGTGVGKTLAYLIPALLSHKRVLVSTGTKTLQEQIANKEIPFLKRILPFSFNVSFLKGRNNYLCLYRYHHLDPSFLGFQKNDPPFGEIEDWVQKTEFGDRAELPNLPDHSPMWRELSVTGEQCLGSGCESFHECFITRLRQEAMKADLLVVNHHLFFADLALRGNKNGEVLPPFDAVIFDEAHLLEEVASPFFGHHLSNYGLEELERDCYRELKVIRVDPHQIGHGLKHLGERRESFFGLFRTPLKTWEGKKDGNDFHEDGRWRLNPETYSDVFQEGGNGLHDILGQVQEDLTSLGERSEGVWCLIERTRAFQSNLNSFFHGNTSDCVTWVEVKGRGVFLQTTPVDISKTLQKNLFEQEMPMVLTSATLSIENSFEYLKKGLGLKHPDEVFLDSPFQFKNQLLYYFPPQMIHPQNEGFLDWASGEILSILKRSQGRAFVLVTSYRHLNEIFRTCRMQTDLPLLKQGDKPKHQLLQEFQDEVPSVIFATTSFWQGVDVQGKSLSCVIIVKLPFASPEDPLTAGKIEYFRKQGKDPFYGYQLPKAIVQLKQGIGRLIRTKTDRGIIAMLDKRILEQPYGAKFLKSLPEAPFTRDREEIERFLGKNM